One bacterium genomic window, CCGCACCGGACGGACCAAACAGCACGACGCGCTGGTGGACCGTGGCAAACGCCACCTCAAGCTGGAACCCGCCGCGCCGAGCACGCAGGGCTACACTCAGCATCAGAGCGCCGCGCGGCGGTGGCCCCGGGCGCCGACCCACTCTACCAGCGCCACCACCGCCGCGCCGATCGCGACGAGGACGACGGCGACCGGCAGCGCTTGGCGCAAGCCGCTGGCGCCGAACTGCACGAACAGGTACACCGGCAGGGTCGACGGATGGTACGCGACCATGATCGTCGCCCCGAACTCGCCGAGCGCGCGCAGCCACGCGAGCGGCACGCCGGCCAGAATCCCCGGCCACGCGAGCGGCAGCGAGACGCGGAAGAACGTCACGAGCGGAGGCTTGCCGAGTGTGTAGGAGACCTGCTCGAACGACGGCTCCACCGCCTCGAACGCGACGCGGGACGCCACGATCAGATACGGCGCGGCGACGAACGTCTGCGAGAGCACGATCCCGGGGAGCGCGTCGGTGATCGGGAGCCCCCGCATGCCCAGCCACGCTCCGAGCGGCGTGTACGGCCCGAACGTCACGAGCAGCAACACGCCCCCCACGAGCGGGGGAATCACGAGCGGGAGATAGACGAACGCGGTGACCAGCCCCTTGCCGACAAACTCG contains:
- a CDS encoding ABC transporter permease, which produces MSALGWASGAARHRPGVPWPLAAAGVLLLGYLVVPFCFGVASLDGSVLLSAIRGAAAAGAIWTSVLTATISTFIVVVLGVPLGYVLARTEFVGKGLVTAFVYLPLVIPPLVGGVLLLVTFGPYTPLGAWLGMRGLPITDALPGIVLSQTFVAAPYLIVASRVAFEAVEPSFEQVSYTLGKPPLVTFFRVSLPLAWPGILAGVPLAWLRALGEFGATIMVAYHPSTLPVYLFVQFGASGLRQALPVAVVLVAIGAAVVALVEWVGARGHRRAAL